One window from the genome of Ramlibacter henchirensis encodes:
- a CDS encoding multicopper oxidase family protein — protein sequence MTDRTESREKLPVDAPRSASRRLLFRTAGASAAGVFAPKLATGQVLPPPRPPSPPTTPWAEELPVQQPKSPESSLSPTPIGTLGEGEAGRADHQAWAGSPAQLMYKIDVKVGSHRFHPELPTQEVWGYDGKVPGPLFHARYGQPIVVRFRNQLPSSVQGYGSPDISVHLHNLHTPSESDGYPEDWFSATACGPTLTRAGEYKDYHYPMVYAGGDSKEALGTMWYHDHRHDFTAGNVYRGLAGFFLAFDGLDSGNENDPNTGALRLPSGEFDVPLMLADRYFDSGGYVSFDQFNQDGFIGDKWLVNGKVQPYFHVAPRKYRFRLLAAGTARIWDLQLRYQNRVQSFIQISSDGNLFASPVLRSNVVLGAAERADLVIDFSRFPVGSELFLTNRLKHLDGRKAEVDLLPTPDQLLKFIVDRPLPGPDNSRVLSRLRDQPTIDMAQVAATRNFNFGRSSGGWTINDRLFDGRPICTPKMGTAEIWNLRNTSGGWAHPVHIHFEEGRILKRNGIDPPAWERGRKDVFLLGPNENVQVYLRFRDFPGKYIMHCHNTIHEDHAMMARFDIVA from the coding sequence ATGACTGATCGAACCGAATCCCGGGAAAAGCTCCCGGTGGATGCGCCGAGAAGCGCATCGAGGCGCCTGTTGTTCAGGACGGCCGGTGCATCCGCGGCGGGCGTGTTCGCCCCGAAGCTGGCCACCGGCCAGGTGCTGCCGCCGCCACGGCCTCCCAGCCCTCCCACGACGCCGTGGGCGGAGGAGTTGCCGGTGCAGCAGCCGAAGTCGCCCGAGTCTTCGCTCAGTCCGACTCCGATCGGCACCCTGGGCGAAGGCGAGGCCGGCCGCGCCGACCACCAGGCGTGGGCCGGCTCCCCCGCGCAGTTGATGTACAAGATCGACGTCAAGGTGGGCTCGCACCGGTTCCACCCGGAGCTGCCCACGCAGGAAGTCTGGGGTTACGACGGCAAGGTGCCGGGGCCGCTGTTCCATGCACGGTATGGACAGCCGATCGTGGTGCGCTTCCGCAACCAGCTGCCGAGCTCCGTTCAGGGCTACGGCTCGCCCGACATCTCGGTGCACCTGCACAACCTGCACACGCCCTCGGAGAGCGACGGCTATCCGGAAGACTGGTTCAGCGCCACCGCGTGCGGTCCGACGCTCACCCGGGCCGGCGAGTACAAGGACTACCACTACCCGATGGTGTACGCGGGCGGCGACTCGAAGGAGGCGCTGGGCACCATGTGGTACCACGACCACCGGCACGACTTCACCGCGGGCAACGTGTACCGCGGCCTGGCAGGTTTCTTCCTGGCCTTCGACGGCCTCGACTCCGGCAACGAGAACGATCCGAACACGGGGGCGCTGCGGCTGCCCAGCGGCGAGTTCGACGTGCCGCTGATGCTGGCCGACCGGTATTTCGACAGCGGCGGCTACGTCTCGTTCGACCAGTTCAACCAGGACGGCTTCATCGGCGACAAGTGGCTGGTGAATGGAAAGGTCCAGCCGTACTTCCACGTCGCGCCGCGCAAGTACCGCTTCAGGCTCCTGGCGGCGGGAACCGCCCGGATCTGGGACCTGCAGCTTCGCTACCAGAACCGAGTCCAGAGCTTCATCCAGATCTCCAGCGACGGGAACCTGTTCGCCTCGCCGGTCCTGCGCAGCAACGTCGTGCTCGGCGCGGCCGAGCGCGCCGACCTGGTCATCGATTTTTCGCGGTTCCCGGTGGGCTCCGAGCTGTTCCTGACGAACCGCCTGAAGCACCTGGACGGCCGCAAGGCGGAGGTCGACCTGCTGCCCACGCCCGACCAGTTGCTCAAGTTCATCGTCGACCGGCCGCTGCCGGGGCCGGACAACAGCCGGGTCCTGAGCAGGCTGCGTGACCAGCCGACGATCGACATGGCGCAGGTGGCGGCCACGCGCAACTTCAACTTCGGACGCTCCAGCGGGGGCTGGACGATCAACGACAGGCTGTTCGACGGCCGGCCGATCTGCACGCCGAAGATGGGCACCGCGGAGATCTGGAACCTGCGCAACACCAGCGGCGGCTGGGCGCATCCGGTCCACATCCACTTCGAGGAAGGGCGCATCCTCAAGCGCAACGGGATCGACCCGCCGGCCTGGGAACGCGGCCGCAAGGACGTGTTCCTGCTCGGACCGAACGAGAACGTGCAGGTGTACCTGCGTTTCCGGGACTTCCCGGGCAAGTACATCATGCACTGCCACAACACGATCCACGAGGACCACGCAATGATGGCCCGCTTCGACATCGTGGCCTGA
- a CDS encoding SCO family protein translates to MTSSPDPIRASSAASAAEGRRQSLAILGGGIAAAAGAGLAYQLELAPGAQLPGGSLAARGPLGSIPDVPLITHDGRRVRFHSDLVRDRVVFVSMMYTQCSERCPPMTQNLRAVQEALGDRVGRDVFMYSITLLPEFDRPADLKAYRELNGIGPGWTFLTGTKADVERLRVAMGFSDPDPAIDGDIGQHIGMARVGNDALNRWCMTPLSLQPHRILEALMAVDPATRARGRTWAVPAQA, encoded by the coding sequence ATGACATCTTCGCCTGATCCCATCCGCGCGAGCAGCGCGGCATCGGCGGCAGAAGGCCGCCGCCAAAGCCTGGCCATCCTGGGGGGCGGCATCGCTGCCGCCGCCGGTGCCGGACTGGCCTACCAGCTCGAGCTGGCGCCGGGCGCGCAGCTTCCGGGCGGGAGCCTCGCCGCGCGCGGCCCGCTCGGCAGCATCCCGGACGTGCCCCTGATCACGCACGACGGCCGGCGCGTGCGCTTCCACTCCGACCTGGTGCGCGACCGCGTGGTGTTCGTGAGCATGATGTACACGCAGTGCAGCGAGCGCTGCCCGCCGATGACGCAGAACCTGCGCGCGGTGCAGGAGGCGCTGGGCGACCGCGTCGGCCGGGACGTGTTCATGTACTCGATCACGCTGCTGCCGGAGTTCGACCGGCCGGCCGACCTGAAGGCGTACCGCGAGCTCAACGGCATCGGCCCGGGCTGGACCTTCCTGACCGGCACCAAGGCCGACGTGGAGCGGCTGCGTGTAGCGATGGGTTTCTCCGATCCGGACCCGGCCATCGACGGAGACATCGGCCAGCACATCGGCATGGCGCGTGTCGGCAACGATGCGCTCAACCGCTGGTGCATGACGCCGCTGTCGTTGCAGCCGCACCGGATCCTGGAGGCGCTGATGGCCGTGGACCCGGCCACACGCGCCCGGGGCCGCACGTGGGCCGTCCCGGCGCAGGCCTGA
- a CDS encoding NAD(P)/FAD-dependent oxidoreductase, giving the protein MDQVEAVVVGAGAVGLAVARALAISGRETLVLEAQGGIGQGVSSRNSEVIHAGLYYVPGSLKAPLCVRGKELLYAMCASHGIGHRRCGKFTVANSEAEVRALRGLQDRAAANGVPVEWLEGEQACAMEPALRCIAALHSPSTGIVDSHGFMLALQGDLERAGGMVAFRSALDSVRLAAGEGGLHVLRLADGTELATSILVNSASLHACALARRFEGLDARFVPREWFAKGNYYALAGKAPFSRLIYPAPADAHLGTHLTLDLGGQAKFGPDIEWLDIHAPEEIDWTVDPARAEGFYAEVRRYWPGLPDGSLQPSYSGVRPKIHGAHEKAPDFRIDGPALHGVPGLVNLFGIESPGLTSSLALAEDVVGLLQ; this is encoded by the coding sequence ATGGATCAGGTCGAAGCGGTGGTGGTCGGCGCCGGCGCGGTGGGGCTCGCCGTGGCGCGCGCGCTCGCCATTTCGGGTCGCGAGACCCTGGTGCTGGAAGCGCAGGGCGGCATCGGCCAGGGCGTGAGCTCGCGCAACAGCGAGGTCATCCATGCAGGGCTTTACTACGTGCCTGGCTCGCTCAAGGCCCCGCTGTGCGTGCGCGGCAAGGAGCTGCTCTATGCGATGTGCGCGAGCCACGGCATCGGCCATCGGCGCTGCGGCAAGTTCACCGTGGCCAACAGCGAAGCGGAAGTGCGCGCGCTGCGCGGCTTGCAGGACCGTGCCGCCGCGAACGGCGTCCCCGTCGAGTGGCTCGAGGGTGAGCAGGCCTGCGCCATGGAGCCGGCGCTGCGCTGCATCGCCGCGCTGCATTCGCCCAGCACGGGCATCGTCGACAGCCACGGCTTCATGCTCGCGCTGCAAGGCGACCTCGAACGGGCCGGCGGCATGGTCGCCTTCCGTTCCGCGCTCGATTCGGTTCGCCTCGCGGCGGGCGAGGGCGGGCTGCACGTTCTGCGGCTGGCCGACGGCACCGAACTGGCCACCTCGATCCTGGTGAACTCCGCTTCGCTGCACGCGTGCGCACTCGCGCGCCGCTTCGAGGGGCTGGATGCGCGCTTCGTCCCGCGCGAGTGGTTCGCCAAGGGCAACTACTACGCGCTGGCCGGCAAGGCGCCTTTCAGCCGGCTGATCTATCCGGCGCCGGCCGATGCCCACCTGGGCACGCACCTGACGCTCGACCTCGGTGGCCAGGCCAAGTTCGGGCCGGACATCGAGTGGCTGGACATCCACGCGCCCGAGGAGATCGACTGGACGGTCGACCCGGCGCGCGCCGAGGGTTTCTACGCCGAAGTGCGGCGCTACTGGCCCGGCCTGCCGGATGGAAGCCTGCAGCCGAGCTACAGCGGCGTGCGGCCCAAGATCCACGGCGCGCACGAGAAGGCGCCGGATTTCCGCATCGACGGTCCGGCCCTGCATGGCGTGCCCGGGCTGGTGAACCTGTTCGGGATCGAGTCGCCGGGGTTGACGAGTTCGCTGGCGCTGGCGGAGGACGTGGTGGGGTTGCTTCAGTAG
- a CDS encoding quinone-dependent dihydroorotate dehydrogenase: MPLLPYSLARPFLFGLDPEAAHDLTMESLARLQGTPLARAWSSPAVHDPIELAGLRFPNRVGLAAGLDKNARCIDGLGAMGFGFVEVGTVTPRPQPGNPKPRMFRLPQAHALINRLGFNNDGLDAFLANVKRSSFRQRGRILGLNIGKNAATPIEDATSDYLTGLEGVYPHADYVTVNISSPNTKNLRALQSDEALDSLLGAIAQRRETLATTYGRRVPVFVKIAPDLDEAQVDVIAATLRRHGMDGVIATNTTISREAVQGLPYAQETGGLSGAPVLAASNRVISQLRAALGAGFPIIGVGGILSAEDAVSKVRAGADVVQIYTGLIYKGPALVGEVASALKRMR, encoded by the coding sequence ATGCCCCTGCTGCCCTACTCGCTCGCGCGGCCGTTCCTGTTCGGGCTCGATCCCGAAGCCGCGCACGACCTCACGATGGAATCGCTGGCGCGGCTGCAGGGCACGCCGCTGGCGCGGGCCTGGAGCTCGCCGGCCGTCCACGATCCGATCGAGCTGGCCGGGCTGCGCTTTCCCAACCGCGTCGGCCTCGCGGCCGGTCTCGACAAGAACGCGCGCTGCATCGACGGCCTGGGGGCCATGGGCTTCGGCTTCGTCGAAGTGGGCACCGTCACGCCCAGGCCGCAGCCAGGCAACCCGAAGCCGCGCATGTTCCGCCTGCCGCAGGCCCATGCGCTGATCAACCGGCTGGGATTCAACAACGACGGGCTCGATGCCTTCCTAGCCAACGTGAAGCGTTCGTCCTTCCGCCAGCGCGGACGCATCCTCGGCCTGAACATCGGCAAGAACGCCGCCACGCCCATCGAGGACGCGACGAGCGACTATCTCACTGGCCTGGAAGGCGTGTACCCGCACGCCGACTACGTGACGGTCAACATCTCCAGCCCCAACACGAAGAACCTGCGCGCGCTGCAGTCCGATGAAGCACTGGATTCGCTGCTGGGAGCCATCGCGCAGCGGCGCGAGACGCTGGCCACGACCTACGGCCGGCGCGTGCCCGTCTTCGTGAAGATCGCGCCCGATCTCGACGAAGCCCAGGTCGACGTGATCGCGGCCACGCTGCGGCGGCACGGCATGGACGGCGTGATCGCGACGAACACCACGATCTCGCGCGAGGCCGTCCAAGGCCTGCCGTATGCGCAGGAGACTGGGGGGCTGAGTGGAGCGCCTGTATTGGCCGCCAGCAATCGCGTGATCTCGCAATTGCGCGCCGCGCTCGGCGCGGGGTTTCCGATCATCGGAGTCGGCGGCATCCTGAGCGCCGAGGACGCGGTCTCGAAGGTACGAGCCGGAGCGGACGTGGTGCAGATCTATACCGGCCTGATCTACAAGGGGCCTGCCCTCGTGGGTGAAGTTGCTTCGGCGCTCAAGCGCATGCGCTGA
- the rpiA gene encoding ribose-5-phosphate isomerase RpiA, translated as MTQDELKALVGQAALQYVVPGEIVGVGTGSTVNKFIEALAGMKDRVRGAVSSSEASTARLRAIGVPVFDANEVGELAVYIDGADEIDGVGHMIKGGGAALTREKIVAAQSRSFVCIADESKLVPVLGTFPVPVEVVPMAAGRIARQFAAMGARATLRVKDGAPLVTDNGQRILDVAGLKIDQPLAFESEVNQWPGVVTVGVFAHQKASVCLLGTPSGVRTIKF; from the coding sequence GTGACCCAGGATGAACTGAAGGCCCTCGTCGGCCAGGCCGCCTTGCAGTACGTCGTGCCGGGCGAGATCGTGGGCGTGGGCACCGGCTCCACCGTCAACAAGTTCATCGAGGCGCTCGCCGGGATGAAGGACCGCGTCCGAGGCGCGGTGTCCAGCTCGGAGGCTTCCACCGCGCGGCTGCGCGCCATCGGCGTGCCGGTGTTCGACGCGAATGAGGTCGGGGAACTGGCCGTCTACATCGACGGCGCCGACGAGATCGACGGCGTCGGCCACATGATCAAGGGCGGTGGCGCCGCGCTCACGCGCGAGAAGATCGTGGCCGCCCAATCGCGGTCCTTCGTCTGCATCGCCGACGAATCCAAGCTGGTGCCGGTGCTGGGCACATTCCCGGTGCCGGTGGAGGTGGTGCCGATGGCCGCAGGCCGCATCGCCCGCCAGTTCGCCGCGATGGGCGCGCGGGCCACGCTGCGGGTGAAGGACGGCGCGCCGCTGGTCACCGACAACGGGCAGCGCATCCTGGATGTCGCCGGCCTCAAGATCGACCAGCCCCTCGCCTTCGAGAGCGAGGTGAACCAGTGGCCGGGCGTGGTGACGGTGGGCGTGTTCGCCCACCAGAAGGCGTCGGTCTGCCTGCTGGGCACGCCTTCCGGCGTGCGCACGATCAAGTTCTAG
- a CDS encoding glutaredoxin family protein, with translation MSSSKAVLAGRLAVLALVAATGAAGAQQVYRIVGPDGKVTFSDKPPVETGAKAAPAAAAGGRAGGAIASGSLPFELRQVASRYPVTLYAGPNCVPCGAGRSYLSQRGIPFVEKTVSSQDDVEAFARLSGGSPALPLLTVGAQQLKGYSETEWSQFLDAAGYPRNSLLPASYRPPAATPLVMAQPIQPEAPAAAAEPAAATRAPARAPQQPGGSNPAGITF, from the coding sequence ATGTCGTCTTCGAAAGCCGTTCTTGCGGGCCGCCTGGCGGTCCTCGCCCTCGTTGCCGCCACCGGCGCGGCGGGCGCGCAACAGGTCTATCGCATCGTCGGTCCCGACGGCAAGGTCACCTTCTCCGACAAGCCGCCCGTTGAAACCGGCGCCAAGGCAGCCCCGGCGGCCGCCGCGGGTGGCCGCGCGGGCGGGGCCATCGCCTCCGGCTCGCTGCCGTTCGAACTGCGCCAGGTCGCCAGCCGCTACCCCGTCACCCTCTACGCCGGTCCCAACTGCGTGCCCTGCGGCGCGGGCCGCAGCTACCTGTCGCAGCGCGGCATTCCGTTCGTCGAGAAGACGGTCAGCAGCCAGGACGATGTCGAGGCGTTCGCACGCCTGAGCGGCGGCAGCCCCGCCCTGCCCCTGCTCACGGTGGGCGCGCAGCAGCTCAAGGGCTACTCCGAGACGGAGTGGTCGCAGTTCCTGGACGCCGCCGGCTACCCGCGCAACTCGCTGCTGCCCGCCAGCTACCGTCCGCCCGCGGCGACCCCGCTGGTGATGGCGCAGCCGATCCAGCCGGAGGCCCCGGCCGCCGCAGCCGAGCCCGCCGCGGCGACTCGTGCACCGGCGCGCGCGCCGCAGCAACCGGGGGGCAGCAACCCCGCCGGCATCACGTTCTGA
- a CDS encoding M3 family metallopeptidase, protein MPTNPLLDFHDLPLFDQIRPEHVAPAVDTLLAESETALEAVVAPGFPADWKALSARLDCTTERLSRAWGAVSHLNNVADTPELRAAYNEALPRVTEFWTRLGSDERLYAKYKAIDPATLNEEQRQALKNAIRNFVLGGAELQGAAKERFAAIQERQAELSQKFSENALDATDAFAYYASLQELDGVPEDVVQAARVAAQAEGKDGYKLTLKMPSYLPVMQFAHSRELRQRMYRAYVTRASDQAPPEFRKYDNTEAIREILALRKEEAQLLGYGNFGEVSVVPKMAESPQQVIGFLRELAAKARPFAEKDVADMRAFAAEKLGIRDPQPWDWSYIGEKLKEERYAFSEQEVKQYFTAPKVLAGLFKIVETLFEVVIRRDYAPVWNPGVEFYRIEREHKDSSGHVSTERVGQFYLDPAARTGKRGGAWMDDVRARWQRPDTGKLQTPVAHLVCNFADGVEGKPALLTHDDVITLFHESGHGLHHMLTRVNERDVSGISGVEWDAVELPSQFMENFCWEWAVLRHMTAHVETGEPLPRDLFDKMVAARNFHSGLATLRQIEFALFDMLLHTEHDPAEDFMPLLRKVREEVAVLQPPEFSRTAHTFSHIFSGGYAAGYYSYKWAEVLSADAYAAFEETAGADGSPSVETGRKYRQAILESGGSRAAMESFKAFRGREPTLDALLRHQGMA, encoded by the coding sequence ATGCCCACCAATCCCCTGCTCGACTTCCACGACCTGCCGCTGTTCGACCAGATCCGGCCGGAACACGTCGCCCCCGCCGTCGACACCCTGCTGGCCGAGAGCGAAACGGCGCTGGAAGCCGTCGTCGCGCCCGGTTTCCCCGCCGACTGGAAGGCTTTGTCGGCCCGCCTGGACTGCACCACCGAACGCCTGAGCCGCGCCTGGGGTGCGGTCAGCCACCTGAACAACGTCGCCGACACCCCCGAGCTGCGCGCCGCCTACAACGAGGCGCTGCCGCGCGTGACCGAGTTCTGGACCCGGCTCGGGTCGGACGAGCGCCTGTACGCCAAGTACAAGGCGATCGATCCCGCCACCCTCAACGAGGAGCAGCGCCAGGCGCTGAAGAACGCGATCCGCAACTTCGTGCTCGGGGGCGCGGAGCTGCAGGGCGCGGCCAAGGAACGCTTCGCCGCCATCCAGGAGCGGCAGGCGGAGCTGTCGCAGAAGTTCAGCGAGAACGCGCTCGATGCCACCGACGCCTTCGCCTACTACGCGTCGCTCCAGGAGCTCGATGGCGTTCCGGAGGACGTGGTGCAGGCCGCGCGCGTCGCCGCCCAGGCCGAGGGCAAGGACGGCTACAAGCTCACGCTCAAGATGCCGAGCTACCTGCCGGTGATGCAGTTCGCCCACAGCCGCGAACTGCGCCAGCGCATGTACCGAGCGTACGTCACGCGGGCGAGCGACCAGGCGCCGCCGGAGTTCCGCAAGTACGACAACACCGAGGCGATCCGCGAGATTCTCGCGCTGCGCAAGGAAGAAGCCCAGCTGCTCGGATACGGCAACTTCGGCGAAGTGTCCGTCGTGCCCAAGATGGCGGAGTCGCCGCAGCAGGTGATCGGCTTCCTGCGCGAACTGGCCGCCAAGGCGCGGCCGTTCGCGGAAAAGGACGTGGCCGATATGCGGGCCTTCGCCGCGGAGAAGCTCGGCATCCGCGACCCGCAGCCCTGGGACTGGAGCTACATCGGCGAGAAGCTGAAGGAAGAGCGCTACGCGTTCAGCGAGCAGGAGGTCAAGCAGTACTTCACGGCACCGAAGGTGCTGGCGGGCCTGTTCAAGATCGTCGAGACGCTGTTCGAGGTGGTGATCCGCCGCGACTACGCGCCGGTGTGGAACCCCGGCGTCGAGTTCTACCGGATCGAGCGCGAACACAAGGACTCGAGCGGGCACGTGAGCACCGAGCGCGTCGGCCAGTTCTACCTGGATCCGGCCGCGCGCACCGGCAAGCGAGGCGGCGCCTGGATGGACGACGTGCGCGCCCGCTGGCAGCGGCCCGACACGGGCAAGCTGCAGACCCCGGTGGCACACCTGGTGTGCAACTTCGCCGACGGCGTGGAAGGCAAGCCGGCGCTCCTGACGCATGACGACGTGATCACCCTGTTCCACGAATCGGGCCACGGGCTGCACCACATGCTGACGCGCGTGAACGAGCGCGACGTCTCGGGCATCAGCGGCGTGGAATGGGACGCGGTGGAACTTCCCAGCCAGTTCATGGAGAACTTCTGCTGGGAATGGGCCGTGCTGCGCCACATGACGGCGCACGTGGAGACGGGCGAGCCGCTACCGCGCGACCTGTTCGACAAGATGGTGGCGGCGCGCAATTTCCACAGCGGGCTGGCCACGCTGCGGCAGATCGAGTTCGCGCTGTTCGACATGCTGCTGCACACCGAACACGACCCGGCCGAGGACTTCATGCCGCTGCTTCGCAAGGTTCGCGAGGAAGTCGCCGTCCTGCAGCCGCCGGAATTCAGCCGCACCGCCCACACCTTCAGCCACATCTTCTCGGGCGGCTATGCGGCGGGCTATTACAGCTACAAGTGGGCGGAGGTGCTTTCTGCCGACGCTTATGCGGCTTTTGAGGAAACCGCGGGCGCGGATGGTTCACCCAGCGTGGAAACCGGGCGAAAATACCGGCAGGCCATCCTGGAGTCCGGCGGCAGCCGGGCGGCGATGGAGTCGTTCAAGGCGTTCCGCGGGCGGGAGCCCACGCTGGACGCGCTGCTGCGGCACCAGGGGATGGCCTGA
- the folD gene encoding bifunctional methylenetetrahydrofolate dehydrogenase/methenyltetrahydrofolate cyclohydrolase FolD, whose product MTAQLIDGNALARRIRSEVTGRTEALKARGIQPALSIILVGSDPASQVYTRHKVNDSTETGLKATLETYPADLTEAALLDRIHTLNADPKVHGILVQLPLPRHMDASKVIETISPAKDVDGFHVASAGALVTGQPGFWPCTPYGCMKMLESIGFDLRGKHAVVIGRSNIVGKPMALMLLQKNATVTICHSATRDLKAHTLQADVVVAAVGKRNVLTADMVKPGAVVIDVGMNRNDEGKLCGDVDFEGVRQVAGWITPVPGGVGPMTRAMLLVNTLEAAERAAR is encoded by the coding sequence ATGACTGCACAACTCATTGACGGCAACGCGCTGGCCAGGCGCATTCGTTCCGAAGTCACCGGCCGCACCGAAGCGCTCAAGGCGCGCGGCATCCAGCCGGCCCTGTCCATCATCCTCGTGGGCAGCGACCCGGCCAGCCAGGTCTACACGCGGCACAAGGTGAACGACAGCACCGAGACGGGCCTGAAGGCCACGCTGGAGACCTATCCGGCCGACCTCACCGAGGCGGCGCTGCTGGACCGCATCCACACCCTGAACGCCGACCCGAAGGTGCACGGCATCCTGGTGCAGCTGCCCCTGCCCAGGCACATGGACGCCAGCAAGGTGATCGAGACCATCTCGCCCGCCAAGGACGTCGACGGCTTCCACGTCGCCAGCGCCGGCGCGCTGGTCACCGGCCAGCCGGGCTTCTGGCCGTGCACGCCCTACGGCTGCATGAAGATGCTGGAGAGCATCGGCTTCGACCTGCGCGGCAAGCACGCCGTCGTGATCGGGCGCAGCAACATCGTCGGCAAGCCGATGGCGCTGATGCTGCTGCAGAAGAACGCCACGGTGACGATCTGCCACAGCGCCACGCGCGACCTGAAGGCGCACACGCTGCAGGCCGACGTGGTGGTGGCCGCGGTCGGCAAGCGCAACGTGCTGACGGCCGACATGGTCAAGCCCGGCGCGGTGGTCATCGACGTGGGCATGAACCGCAACGACGAGGGCAAGCTCTGCGGCGACGTGGACTTCGAAGGCGTGCGCCAGGTGGCGGGCTGGATCACCCCGGTGCCCGGCGGAGTCGGTCCGATGACGCGCGCGATGCTGCTCGTGAACACGCTCGAAGCGGCCGAGCGCGCAGCCCGGTAA